Part of the Caldanaerobius fijiensis DSM 17918 genome is shown below.
ATCCTCACTTTGATATATGCAATAAGGAAATAAACCTGATAGGCTCATGGACTTATAATCCTCAGGAATATTTAATATCAATAGAATTTATAAAAAGGGCAAAAGAAATCGGCATACCACTAGAACAGCTTATAACCCATAGATTTTCATTGGAAGACATAGATAAAGCCATGGAAACCAATATATCTTTAAGTGGCATCAAGGTAGCTATCGTGAATTAATTAAATAGGTGATATTATGGAAGCTATAGGCATTTTAGAAGTTTACGGATTAACTGCGGCATTAGTTGCTGGCGATGCGGCTGCAAAGGCTGCTAGAGTAACCATCGAAGCGATAGATACCAATAGACCTAAGAATTCAGATATTCCGATTCCTTTGGTGGTGGCTTTGAAAATAAAGGGTAGTATATCTGATGTAGAAGTAGCATTGGAGGCGGGCGAAAAGGCGGCAAAAAAAGTTTCTGATGTTATTGTGAAGCATATAATTCCCAGGCCGTATGAGGATACGAATCTTATGATCAAGATTAATAGGATAGGCAAAAACAAAATTATTTAAATAAATAAAAAATTTAAAGGAGGAACAATAAATGAATAATGAAGCATTGGGCATGGTGGAAACAAGAGGACTGGTAGCTGCAATCGAGGCGGCTGATGCAATGCTTAAAGCGGCAAATGTGACATTGGTAGGTACTGAGAAAATCGGTTCAGGACTTGTGACTGTAATGGTAAGAGGTGATGTAGGCGCCGTGAAGGCTGCGGTAGATACAGGAGCTCAAGCTGCCAAGAATTTAGGAGAGTTAATAGCTGTACACGTAATACCAAGACCTCATAACGATGTAGAAAAGATATTGCCAAGCAAGTAATAATATATCCCGGGGAAACCGGGATATTATAAAAGGAGTGATTAACCGTGGCATTATATACATTAAGAGAAGTACTAGAGAAAGCAGAAAAAGGTAAATATAGTGTGGGTATGTTTAACGTTTTAAACGTCGAAATGTTAAGGGGTATAATCGGGGCAGCTGAAGAACTGCGTTCACCTGTTATAATAGCATTAGCAGAAGTACACCTCCCTTTTGTAGATTTTGAAGATATATCGCACTTAATGATAAAAGCTGCTAAGGATGCTGATGTACCTGTAGTCGTTCATTTTGATCATGGGCAGTCTTTTGAAAACATTGTTAAAGCTATTCATTACGGATTTACTTCTGTTATGA
Proteins encoded:
- a CDS encoding BMC domain-containing protein; amino-acid sequence: MEAIGILEVYGLTAALVAGDAAAKAARVTIEAIDTNRPKNSDIPIPLVVALKIKGSISDVEVALEAGEKAAKKVSDVIVKHIIPRPYEDTNLMIKINRIGKNKII
- the pduA gene encoding propanediol utilization microcompartment protein PduA — translated: MNNEALGMVETRGLVAAIEAADAMLKAANVTLVGTEKIGSGLVTVMVRGDVGAVKAAVDTGAQAAKNLGELIAVHVIPRPHNDVEKILPSK